In Allomuricauda ruestringensis DSM 13258, the following proteins share a genomic window:
- the rpsQ gene encoding 30S ribosomal protein S17 → MENRNLRKERIGVVTSNKMEKSIVVSEVKRVKHPMYGKFVLKTKKYVAHDEKNDCNEGDTVKIMETRPLSKTKCWRLVEILERAK, encoded by the coding sequence ATGGAAAACAGAAATTTAAGAAAAGAAAGAATAGGCGTTGTTACCAGCAACAAAATGGAGAAATCGATAGTGGTTTCTGAGGTAAAACGAGTGAAGCACCCCATGTACGGGAAATTCGTTCTGAAGACCAAGAAATATGTTGCCCACGACGAGAAGAACGATTGCAACGAAGGTGATACCGTTAAAATAATGGAAACACGACCATTGAGCAAAACAAAATGCTGGAGGTTGGTAGAAATCCTAGAAAGAGCTAAATAA
- the rpmC gene encoding 50S ribosomal protein L29, translating into MRQSEIKELSIEELKERLAEFKKQHADLKMAHAVTPLENPLQIRKTRRTVARLATELTKRELQ; encoded by the coding sequence ATGAGACAATCAGAAATAAAAGAACTTTCAATTGAAGAGCTAAAGGAGCGATTGGCCGAGTTCAAAAAACAACACGCTGATCTTAAAATGGCGCACGCTGTTACTCCTTTGGAAAATCCTTTACAAATCAGAAAGACTAGAAGGACGGTAGCAAGACTTGCAACTGAATTAACTAAAAGGGAATTACAATAA